A section of the Leptotrichia sp. HSP-342 genome encodes:
- the atpE gene encoding ATP synthase F0 subunit C: MEGIVQAAALLGAGIAAIGGIGAGLGQGIATGYAVEAVSRQPEAKQDIMQTLITGLAITESSAIYALVIAFLLIFLKG, encoded by the coding sequence ATGGAAGGAATAGTTCAAGCAGCAGCTTTATTAGGAGCAGGAATTGCAGCGATAGGAGGAATTGGAGCAGGATTAGGTCAAGGGATTGCAACTGGTTATGCAGTAGAGGCAGTATCAAGACAGCCTGAAGCAAAACAGGATATTATGCAAACATTAATTACAGGGCTTGCAATTACAGAGTCATCAGCAATTTATGCGTTAGTAATAGCTTTCTTGTTAATTTTCTTAAAAGGGTAA
- the atpB gene encoding F0F1 ATP synthase subunit A: MKNKILKFLGFLFLMMIVVNIILSIISTFLPVKFESPSSVVEAPHYFNFVFGNFKFSLSQTVLNTWAVMLIIIFIVRAGTKNISVEKPSKMQIVMEEYYHFIENTFLTTFGKHKKTYIPFFAALFASIMFSNLSTFLFPFIMMSVKENGIRTVKPFFRTPTADPNTTIGLSLVVIVVFLAVSIKQKGLKGYIKSLFEPMWFMFPLNIVDIFSKVLNTSMRLFGNMLAGLVIVGLLYSLVGRGLLQSMTNNMLKGSFSFSVGWPMLIQLYLDLFIGIVQAFVFTILSSVYISEALGEEE, encoded by the coding sequence ATGAAAAATAAAATTTTAAAATTTTTGGGATTTTTATTTCTTATGATGATTGTTGTGAATATAATTTTATCAATTATTTCCACATTTTTACCAGTAAAATTTGAATCACCAAGTTCAGTTGTTGAAGCACCGCATTATTTTAATTTTGTTTTTGGGAACTTTAAATTTTCGCTTAGCCAGACAGTACTTAATACTTGGGCAGTTATGCTGATAATTATATTTATCGTAAGAGCAGGGACAAAGAATATAAGTGTAGAAAAGCCTAGTAAAATGCAAATTGTTATGGAAGAATACTATCATTTTATTGAAAATACCTTTTTGACTACCTTTGGAAAACATAAAAAAACTTATATACCATTTTTTGCAGCATTGTTTGCATCTATAATGTTTTCAAATTTAAGTACTTTCCTATTTCCATTTATTATGATGTCAGTTAAGGAAAATGGAATTAGAACAGTAAAACCATTTTTTAGAACGCCAACAGCAGATCCAAATACGACAATTGGGCTATCTCTTGTGGTAATTGTTGTTTTCTTGGCAGTTTCTATAAAGCAAAAAGGTCTAAAAGGATATATAAAATCATTGTTTGAGCCAATGTGGTTTATGTTTCCGTTAAATATTGTGGATATTTTTTCAAAAGTACTGAACACTTCAATGCGGCTATTTGGAAATATGCTGGCAGGACTTGTAATTGTAGGACTACTATATAGCCTTGTTGGACGTGGATTGCTTCAGTCCATGACAAATAATATGCTGAAAGGAAGTTTTTCGTTTTCAGTTGGATGGCCAATGCTTATACAGCTATATTTAGATTTATTTATCGGTATAGTACAGGCTTTTGTATTTACAATACTTTCTTCAGTTTATATAAGTGAAGCATTAGGTGAGGAAGAATAG